The following are from one region of the Desulfuromonas acetexigens genome:
- the ybgF gene encoding tol-pal system protein YbgF, which produces MFRHLGILLFSGLLLTGLTGCLTPRPAVDLSPIERDLAALRQAQQQLAERVDGQETKLANLEERLQAQEERTLASAPEEATKMVTSAGEMTSFPATITPSPADKEEPDSAAELYRQSFSHYAAGRFARGVDGFQNFLRHYPEHEYAGHAEYWLGECFYSQKRYEEAVAAFKRAVENHPKGSKAPDALLKMSEALKQLGNTQHADAALQALSSRYPDSRAAHSLNRN; this is translated from the coding sequence ATGTTTCGTCATCTTGGCATCCTGCTTTTCTCAGGACTTCTTCTCACCGGACTGACCGGCTGTCTCACTCCCCGTCCGGCCGTCGACCTGTCTCCCATCGAGCGGGATCTTGCCGCCTTGCGCCAGGCCCAACAGCAGCTGGCCGAGCGCGTCGACGGGCAGGAGACCAAACTGGCGAATCTCGAAGAGCGGCTGCAGGCCCAAGAAGAGCGTACGCTCGCCTCCGCGCCGGAAGAAGCAACCAAAATGGTCACCTCCGCAGGGGAAATGACGTCTTTCCCCGCGACGATCACGCCCTCCCCCGCCGACAAAGAGGAGCCAGACAGCGCCGCCGAGCTCTACCGGCAGTCCTTTTCCCACTACGCCGCCGGGCGCTTCGCCCGGGGGGTCGACGGCTTTCAGAACTTCCTGCGGCACTATCCCGAGCATGAATATGCCGGCCACGCCGAATATTGGCTCGGAGAATGCTTCTACAGCCAAAAGCGCTACGAAGAGGCGGTCGCAGCCTTCAAACGCGCGGTGGAAAACCACCCAAAGGGGAGCAAAGCCCCCGACGCCCTGCTCAAAATGTCCGAAGCCCTGAAACAGCTGGGCAATACGCAACATGCCGACGCCGCGTTGCAGGCCCTGAGCAGTCGCTATCCGGATAGCCGGGCGGCGCACAGCCTGAACCGAAACTGA
- the dprA gene encoding DNA-processing protein DprA → MPTAVERAWLRLHLTRGLGRVGLNRLMTAFASPEAILAAAPRDWTRRAGIRPTVAEALPAADAPLLRQAEELLERDDIRLISFWDEADYPPLLRQLPDPPALLYRRGRLTDQPALAVVGARRASAAGRRLTDEICAELASRGIAIVSGLARGIDTAAHEGALRGSGQTVAVLGCGIDQVYPPENRRLFQRIAEEGALLSEYPPGTAPLAGHFPARNRIISGLAQGVLIVEAAEGSGSLITADFALEQGREVFAVPGPVYAETSGGVNRLLKEGAHLVTEPADILEVLWPGTPSRGQRQKEDSLLEKLSGTALTVYRNLDREPLHIDELARKTGLTPMELSAILLHLELQGGVEQLPGMRYLRGREA, encoded by the coding sequence ATGCCAACGGCTGTGGAACGCGCCTGGCTGCGACTGCATCTCACCCGGGGATTGGGACGCGTCGGGCTGAACCGGCTGATGACGGCCTTCGCCTCCCCCGAGGCGATTCTCGCCGCCGCCCCCCGAGACTGGACCCGCCGGGCGGGGATCCGGCCGACGGTGGCCGAAGCCCTGCCCGCCGCCGATGCCCCGCTTCTGCGCCAGGCCGAGGAGTTGCTGGAGCGCGACGACATCCGCCTCATCAGCTTCTGGGACGAGGCGGATTATCCTCCCCTGCTGCGCCAGCTCCCTGACCCGCCTGCCCTGCTCTACCGGCGCGGCCGTCTGACCGATCAACCGGCCCTGGCGGTGGTCGGCGCCCGCCGGGCCTCGGCCGCCGGTCGGCGCCTCACCGACGAAATCTGCGCCGAGCTCGCCTCCCGCGGGATCGCCATTGTCAGCGGCCTCGCCCGGGGGATCGATACGGCGGCCCACGAAGGGGCCCTGCGCGGGTCGGGGCAAACTGTCGCCGTGCTCGGCTGCGGCATCGATCAGGTCTATCCCCCCGAAAACCGCCGCCTCTTCCAGCGCATCGCCGAAGAAGGGGCGCTCCTCTCCGAGTATCCCCCGGGAACGGCCCCGCTGGCCGGACACTTCCCCGCCCGCAACCGTATTATCAGCGGTCTCGCCCAGGGGGTGCTGATCGTCGAGGCGGCCGAGGGGAGCGGTTCACTGATCACCGCCGACTTCGCCCTGGAACAGGGACGTGAGGTCTTCGCCGTGCCCGGGCCGGTCTACGCCGAAACGAGCGGCGGGGTCAACCGCCTGCTCAAAGAGGGCGCCCATCTGGTCACCGAACCCGCCGACATCCTCGAAGTCCTCTGGCCGGGAACCCCTTCCCGCGGGCAACGGCAAAAGGAAGATTCCCTCTTGGAAAAGCTCTCGGGAACAGCTCTGACCGTCTACCGGAACCTCGACCGGGAACCGCTCCACATCGATGAATTAGCGCGGAAAACCGGCTTGACACCCATGGAGCTTTCCGCTATTTTGTTGCACTTGGAACTCCAGGGGGGGGTTGAACAGCTCCCGGGAATGCGCTATCTGCGTGGCCGGGAAGCCT
- a CDS encoding sensor histidine kinase: protein MSTFLYSPAGRLTKSLILALLIVLLCLFSKGEDLLLDALPFALLAGYHLVTDRRFTIEQIQSAGLMTAHVGLYLLLCTLIIWATTGEEESVYWIVYFLPITVAASNLNLRLTLLTCTLATVLFFSQIPATLYLDPKQRHEELPEFLVFGITFFIVGLLVQSFTDSHRRQLAAEKDLNERLLANQAALKESLARLEAAEESLRRSERLAALGEMSAGIAHEIRNPLGIISSSAQLIDSRLAGTSDSVRQLLDIILEESSRINGLVTDFIAFGRPAEPVPSPTDLRALLRRVAAHGEGLARQQGTTLEVEEETTPLLAAVDGDLMQQVLLNLLLNALAAVGTNGHIRLRASRRGEQVCLEVEDDGCGIGPELHGKIFDPFFTTKDQGTGLGLANASRIVEAHGGKLGVRSAPGAGAVFTVCLPVLEE, encoded by the coding sequence TTGAGCACCTTTCTCTATTCCCCCGCCGGGCGCCTGACCAAAAGCCTGATCCTGGCCCTGCTCATCGTTCTGCTCTGCCTTTTCAGCAAAGGGGAAGATCTGCTGCTCGATGCCCTCCCCTTTGCCCTGCTCGCCGGCTACCATCTGGTCACCGACCGCCGTTTCACCATCGAGCAGATCCAGTCCGCCGGGCTGATGACGGCCCACGTCGGTCTTTATCTACTCCTTTGTACCCTGATCATTTGGGCGACGACCGGCGAGGAGGAGAGCGTCTACTGGATCGTCTATTTCCTCCCCATCACGGTCGCCGCCTCCAATCTCAACCTGCGCCTGACCCTGTTGACCTGCACCCTGGCCACAGTTCTCTTTTTCAGCCAGATTCCCGCGACCCTCTACCTTGACCCAAAGCAGCGACACGAAGAGCTGCCGGAATTTCTCGTCTTCGGCATCACCTTTTTCATCGTCGGACTGCTGGTGCAGAGTTTTACCGACAGCCACCGGCGGCAGCTGGCGGCGGAAAAAGACCTGAATGAGCGTTTGCTGGCCAATCAGGCGGCACTGAAGGAGTCTCTGGCCCGGCTGGAGGCCGCTGAGGAATCCCTGCGGCGCAGCGAACGTCTGGCCGCCCTGGGGGAAATGTCGGCAGGCATCGCCCATGAAATCCGCAACCCGCTCGGGATCATCTCTTCCTCGGCGCAGCTCATCGACAGCAGGCTCGCCGGAACTTCCGACAGCGTGCGCCAGTTGCTCGACATCATCCTGGAAGAAAGTTCCCGCATCAACGGCCTGGTGACCGATTTCATCGCCTTCGGCCGTCCCGCCGAGCCGGTACCGAGCCCCACCGATCTGCGTGCCCTATTGCGGCGGGTGGCCGCCCATGGCGAGGGGCTGGCCAGGCAGCAGGGGACAACGCTCGAAGTCGAGGAGGAGACGACGCCCCTTCTTGCCGCCGTCGACGGCGACCTGATGCAGCAGGTGCTGCTCAATTTGCTGCTCAATGCCCTGGCGGCGGTCGGCACCAACGGGCACATCCGATTGCGGGCCAGTCGTCGTGGTGAACAAGTCTGCCTGGAGGTGGAAGATGACGGCTGCGGCATTGGGCCGGAGTTGCACGGCAAGATTTTCGATCCCTTTTTTACCACCAAAGATCAGGGGACGGGGCTGGGCCTGGCCAACGCCAGCCGCATCGTCGAGGCCCACGGCGGCAAGCTGGGGGTGCGCAGCGCGCCCGGGGCGGGGGCGGTCTTTACCGTCTGCCTGCCGGTTTTGGAGGAGTAG
- a CDS encoding LysM peptidoglycan-binding domain-containing protein: protein MRLAKPTLLLALLLWPLFAFAQGEIQTYVIKKGDTLWGISQKFLKDPYYWPSLWSNNPDLTNPHLIYPGQEITIYDGRVQLVPVAETAAETTAPETRPEPAEATTITIQRAGRGFISEDEFNAAGTLVDTTDNRLLIASGETVFLDIKNLESVQPGDLYSLFDVGDPVTHPLTGRKVGYLVEDIGTVRIVAINEEVATGEIDKAYQEIERGARLRPYQPAQASIDLKRATSALTGTLIEAHDSKLAISQYDIVYLDLGSDDGLQVGNLLNITRPRDASALGLNTSGLKLPDVLLGAAVVIETHPRAASALVLKIAEPLYRGDRMSTVLE from the coding sequence ATGCGCCTCGCCAAACCCACCCTGCTGCTCGCCCTGCTCCTCTGGCCCCTCTTTGCTTTCGCCCAGGGGGAAATCCAGACCTACGTCATCAAGAAGGGGGACACCCTCTGGGGGATCTCCCAAAAGTTTCTCAAGGATCCCTATTACTGGCCGAGCCTGTGGTCGAACAATCCGGATCTGACCAATCCCCACCTGATTTATCCCGGCCAGGAAATCACCATCTACGACGGCCGCGTGCAGTTGGTGCCGGTCGCCGAGACCGCGGCGGAAACCACCGCACCCGAAACCCGGCCGGAACCGGCCGAGGCAACGACCATCACCATCCAGCGGGCGGGACGCGGCTTCATCAGCGAAGACGAATTCAACGCCGCCGGCACCCTGGTCGATACCACCGACAACCGCCTGCTCATCGCCAGCGGCGAAACGGTCTTCCTCGACATCAAGAACCTGGAATCGGTTCAGCCCGGCGATCTCTACTCTCTCTTCGATGTCGGTGATCCGGTCACTCATCCCCTGACTGGCCGAAAGGTCGGCTATCTTGTCGAGGATATCGGCACGGTGCGCATCGTTGCCATCAATGAGGAGGTGGCGACGGGGGAAATTGATAAGGCCTACCAGGAGATCGAGCGCGGCGCGCGGTTGCGTCCCTACCAGCCGGCCCAGGCATCCATCGACCTGAAGCGGGCGACCAGCGCGCTGACCGGCACCCTGATCGAAGCCCACGACAGCAAACTCGCCATCAGCCAGTACGACATCGTCTATCTCGATCTCGGCAGCGACGACGGCCTGCAGGTCGGCAATCTGCTCAACATCACCCGCCCCCGGGACGCCTCGGCCCTGGGACTGAACACCTCGGGGCTCAAACTCCCCGACGTCCTCCTCGGCGCGGCGGTGGTCATCGAGACCCATCCCCGCGCCGCCTCGGCCCTGGTGCTGAAAATCGCCGAACCCCTCTACCGGGGGGATCGTATGTCGACGGTCTTAGAATAG
- a CDS encoding peptidase U32 family protein: MSLPELLAPAGRPEKRSLPELLAPAGRPEKRSFPELLAPAGRPEKQSFPELLAPAGDPEKLRVAFDYGADAAYLGGEDFGLRAPAGKFDLEALARARELAKRLGKRLYLTLNAYLRQADLARLEDYLEALKPLDFDAYIVADPGVLALVRQLDPGREIHLSTQANTTNGAAARFWAAAGARRINLARELSLEEIAAIGCETEVELEVFVHGAMCVAYSGRCLLSAAMTGRSANQGACAHPCRWRYALVEETRPGEYFPIEEDDRGSYLLNSRDLCLIEHLPALIQAGVHSLKIEGRMKTVYYLAAVTRVYRAALDRYRDDPSNYRCDPLWLEELEKVSHRPYDTGFLFGGAEARVHTADSKYRRTYDFVGVVRECFADGRALVEGRNRFFPDETLELIGPGMRQGCFTVGELRSETGDVLAAGQPNGRILMALPVGAQVGDLLRRQGRGD; the protein is encoded by the coding sequence ATGTCCCTCCCTGAACTGCTTGCTCCCGCCGGCAGGCCGGAAAAACGGTCCCTCCCCGAACTGCTCGCTCCCGCCGGCAGGCCGGAAAAACGGTCTTTCCCTGAACTGCTTGCTCCCGCCGGCAGGCCGGAAAAACAGTCTTTCCCCGAACTGCTCGCTCCCGCCGGCGACCCGGAAAAACTCCGGGTGGCTTTCGACTACGGGGCCGATGCCGCCTATCTCGGCGGCGAAGATTTCGGCCTGCGCGCCCCGGCGGGAAAATTCGATCTCGAGGCCCTGGCCCGCGCCCGGGAGCTGGCGAAGCGACTGGGCAAGCGCCTTTATCTGACCCTCAACGCCTACCTGCGTCAAGCGGATCTGGCTCGGCTGGAAGATTATCTCGAAGCCCTCAAGCCTCTCGATTTCGACGCCTACATCGTCGCCGACCCCGGTGTTCTCGCCCTGGTCCGGCAACTCGATCCGGGTCGGGAAATCCATCTTTCGACCCAGGCCAATACCACCAATGGCGCGGCGGCGCGTTTCTGGGCGGCGGCGGGAGCGCGGCGGATCAATCTCGCCCGGGAATTGTCTCTGGAGGAGATCGCCGCCATCGGCTGCGAGACGGAGGTGGAACTGGAGGTCTTCGTCCATGGCGCGATGTGCGTCGCCTATTCCGGGCGCTGCCTGCTCTCGGCGGCCATGACCGGTCGCAGTGCCAATCAGGGGGCCTGCGCCCACCCCTGCCGCTGGCGCTACGCCCTGGTCGAGGAGACCCGCCCCGGGGAATATTTCCCCATCGAGGAGGATGACCGGGGCTCCTATCTGCTCAATAGCCGCGACCTCTGCCTGATCGAGCATCTGCCCGCGCTGATCCAGGCCGGGGTCCACAGCCTGAAAATCGAAGGGCGGATGAAGACGGTCTACTATCTGGCGGCGGTCACCCGGGTCTATCGGGCCGCCCTCGACCGCTACCGGGACGATCCGTCAAACTACCGCTGCGATCCTCTCTGGCTTGAGGAACTGGAAAAAGTCAGCCATCGGCCTTACGACACCGGCTTTCTCTTCGGCGGAGCGGAAGCCAGGGTGCACACCGCCGACTCCAAATATCGCCGCACCTACGATTTCGTCGGCGTGGTGCGCGAATGTTTTGCCGATGGCCGAGCGCTGGTCGAAGGACGCAACCGCTTTTTCCCCGACGAGACCCTGGAACTGATCGGGCCGGGCATGCGCCAGGGATGTTTCACCGTCGGCGAACTGCGAAGCGAAACGGGGGACGTTCTGGCTGCCGGTCAGCCGAACGGGCGCATCCTCATGGCGCTGCCGGTCGGGGCGCAGGTCGGCGACCTGCTGCGGCGACAAGGGCGGGGGGATTGA